In Bacillus sp. 2205SS5-2, a genomic segment contains:
- the cas4 gene encoding CRISPR-associated protein Cas4: MKEYDEEQFLSLSGIQHFQFCKRQWALIHIEQQWEENVRTVEGQHLHNRADSPFIREKRNEKLIVRALPVQSRELGVTGVCDVVEFHKHASGVPIQGSSTLYMPIPIEYKRGKPKKDDVDILQLTTQAMCLEEMLACEVSFGYLFYNEIKRREKVELTAELKKKVRDIFEEMHQYYHKRHTPKVKTGAFCKNCSLQHICIPRLMTKESVSKYIARSIGE, encoded by the coding sequence ATGAAGGAATATGATGAAGAGCAATTTCTTTCCTTGTCTGGTATCCAGCATTTTCAATTTTGTAAACGCCAGTGGGCATTAATTCACATTGAACAGCAATGGGAAGAGAATGTAAGAACCGTAGAAGGGCAGCATTTGCATAATCGAGCGGATTCTCCATTTATCCGGGAAAAAAGAAACGAGAAACTGATCGTCAGGGCCTTACCTGTGCAATCAAGAGAATTAGGTGTGACTGGTGTTTGTGATGTAGTAGAATTTCATAAACATGCAAGTGGAGTGCCCATTCAGGGTTCCTCCACTCTCTATATGCCAATTCCGATTGAATATAAAAGAGGTAAACCTAAAAAAGATGATGTTGATATTTTACAATTAACCACTCAAGCTATGTGTTTAGAGGAGATGCTAGCTTGTGAAGTGTCATTTGGATATTTATTTTATAATGAAATTAAGCGGAGAGAAAAAGTGGAGCTTACCGCTGAATTGAAAAAGAAAGTCAGAGATATTTTTGAAGAAATGCATCAATATTATCACAAAAGACATACACCAAAAGTAAAAACAGGTGCGTTTTGTAAAAACTGTTCTCTACAACATATTTGTATACCAAGACTAATGACAAAAGAGTCAGTAAGTAAATACATCGCTAGGAGCATAGGGGAATGA
- the cas1c gene encoding type I-C CRISPR-associated endonuclease Cas1c, which yields MKKLLNTLFVTTPDVYLTLNGENIVILKEDEKLARFPLHNLDSIYTFGYTGASPALMGKCAKDSIPLVFLTRNGKFLARVVGENRGNVVLRKTQYRLSENEEKSVRIAKNFIIGKVFNAKWMVEKVTREHPLRIELGKFKEVSKGLTGLLKVIQNTMDLETLRGYEGQAAILYNSVFDQMILQQKEEFYFHGRNRRPPLDNVNAMLSFAYTLLANDSASALEGVGLDSYVGFMHQDRPGRASLALDLMEELRSVYADRFVLSLINKRTINSNDFVKKESGAVLMKDDARKKFLKAWQERKQDKITHPFLGEKISWGLVLHVQALLLARHLRGDLDEYPPFLWK from the coding sequence ATGAAGAAGTTATTAAATACTTTATTTGTAACAACTCCAGATGTGTACTTAACCTTAAATGGTGAAAATATCGTGATCCTTAAAGAGGATGAAAAATTAGCACGATTCCCACTCCATAATTTAGATTCGATTTATACATTTGGCTACACCGGTGCCAGTCCTGCTCTAATGGGGAAATGCGCAAAAGATAGTATTCCCCTGGTTTTTTTAACTCGAAATGGCAAATTTTTAGCCAGAGTTGTTGGAGAGAATAGAGGAAATGTTGTGTTAAGGAAAACGCAATATCGTCTTTCAGAAAATGAGGAAAAGTCAGTAAGAATTGCAAAGAATTTTATTATTGGAAAAGTGTTTAATGCTAAATGGATGGTAGAAAAAGTTACAAGGGAACACCCGTTGAGAATAGAATTGGGGAAGTTTAAAGAAGTTTCTAAAGGACTAACAGGGCTGCTGAAAGTGATCCAAAATACGATGGATTTAGAGACTTTGCGAGGATACGAAGGTCAGGCGGCGATTTTGTACAATAGTGTGTTTGATCAAATGATTTTGCAGCAGAAGGAAGAATTCTACTTCCATGGTCGCAATCGTCGTCCGCCACTGGACAATGTAAATGCCATGCTTTCATTCGCATATACATTGTTAGCCAATGATTCGGCATCTGCCTTAGAAGGGGTAGGGCTAGACTCTTATGTAGGATTTATGCACCAAGACCGTCCCGGGCGAGCATCCCTAGCACTAGATTTAATGGAAGAACTAAGAAGTGTATATGCCGACCGTTTTGTTCTATCTTTAATTAATAAAAGAACAATTAATTCCAATGACTTCGTAAAAAAAGAGAGTGGCGCTGTGCTTATGAAGGATGATGCACGAAAGAAGTTCCTAAAAGCGTGGCAAGAACGAAAACAAGATAAAATTACCCATCCGTTCTTGGGAGAAAAAATATCTTGGGGACTTGTGCTCCATGTGCAGGCACTATTGCTCGCAAGGCATCTGCGAGGAGATTTGGACGAATATCCTCCATTTTTATGGAAGTAG
- the cas2 gene encoding CRISPR-associated endonuclease Cas2: MLVLITYDVSTIDSGGPKRLRKVAKLCLDYGQRVQNSVFECVVDAAQFTELKYRLEQTIDPTKDSLRFYKLGNNYKSKVVHVGTKEAYDMQDPLII, from the coding sequence TTGCTAGTTTTAATTACGTATGATGTTTCCACGATAGATAGTGGTGGTCCAAAGCGGTTGCGAAAAGTGGCCAAGCTATGCCTGGATTACGGTCAAAGGGTGCAAAATTCTGTCTTTGAGTGTGTGGTTGATGCGGCTCAGTTTACGGAATTAAAATACAGACTTGAACAAACGATTGACCCAACTAAAGATAGTTTACGATTTTATAAGCTTGGGAATAATTATAAATCAAAGGTAGTTCATGTGGGGACGAAGGAAGCATATGATATGCAGGATCCATTAATTATTTGA
- a CDS encoding methionine ABC transporter ATP-binding protein, with the protein MITISNVKKTFQTKTGTFTAVDEVNLQIQKGEIFGMIGYSGAGKSTLIRMLNGLEVPTIGEINVNGQLVSKIKGKDLRNARENISMIFQHFNLLWSRTVADNIAFPLEIAGIEKAARKERVQELIKLVGLEGREDAYPSQLSGGQKQRVGIARALANNPDVLLCDEATSALDPETTDSILELLVDINKQFGLTIVLITHEMHVIKKICHRVAVMEIGKIVETGNVLDVFQHPKQPITKRFVQQISEQEETTETIAHLVQRYPNGRVVKLTFIETAAEQPVISSLIREFSLNVNILQGNIAHTQKGAYGTLFLHLDGPQTEIEQSIQFLEKQSVGVEVISA; encoded by the coding sequence TTGATTACAATTTCAAATGTGAAAAAAACATTTCAGACGAAAACCGGGACCTTTACAGCTGTAGATGAGGTCAATCTACAAATCCAAAAAGGTGAAATTTTCGGCATGATTGGCTATAGCGGTGCGGGGAAGAGCACGCTCATTCGAATGTTAAATGGTCTTGAGGTGCCAACTATTGGTGAAATCAATGTAAACGGACAACTGGTATCGAAAATTAAAGGGAAAGACTTAAGAAATGCAAGGGAAAATATTTCGATGATTTTTCAGCATTTTAATCTTCTCTGGTCCCGTACGGTTGCTGATAACATCGCCTTTCCGCTTGAGATTGCGGGAATAGAAAAAGCCGCACGGAAAGAACGAGTGCAAGAACTAATCAAATTAGTTGGGTTAGAAGGTAGAGAAGACGCATACCCCTCGCAATTAAGTGGTGGACAAAAGCAACGAGTGGGAATTGCACGAGCATTAGCAAATAATCCAGATGTATTGCTTTGTGATGAAGCGACCTCTGCACTGGATCCCGAGACGACCGATAGTATTCTTGAATTACTGGTGGATATTAATAAGCAGTTTGGTTTAACGATTGTTTTAATCACGCATGAGATGCATGTGATCAAGAAGATTTGTCACCGAGTGGCTGTCATGGAAATAGGGAAAATTGTGGAGACGGGCAATGTGCTCGATGTTTTTCAACATCCCAAGCAGCCGATTACGAAGCGATTTGTTCAACAAATTAGTGAACAAGAGGAAACGACTGAAACGATTGCGCACTTAGTTCAACGTTATCCGAATGGAAGAGTGGTCAAGTTAACGTTTATTGAGACCGCTGCAGAGCAACCTGTTATTTCATCGTTAATTCGGGAGTTTTCGCTTAACGTGAATATCCTGCAAGGGAATATTGCACATACTCAAAAAGGAGCATACGGTACCTTATTTCTTCATTTAGATGGGCCGCAAACTGAAATTGAACAATCAATTCAATTTCTTGAGAAACAGTCCGTGGGTGTGGAGGTGATCTCAGCATGA
- a CDS encoding methionine ABC transporter permease, which translates to MMTTLFPNVKWDKMWEASLETLYMTSMSVVITFFLGTILGLILFLTSKGNLWENKAVYVITSGFVNVFRSVPFIILIVLLIPFTKLLLGTIRGANAALPALIIGAAPFYARMVEIALREINKGIIEAARSMGAKTSTIILKVLLPESMPALVSGITVTAIALVGYTAMAGVIGAGGLGNLAYLDGFQRSRDDVTLMATIIILIIVFIIQAIGDILTKKLDKR; encoded by the coding sequence ATGATGACAACATTATTTCCAAACGTCAAGTGGGACAAAATGTGGGAAGCAAGTCTGGAAACATTGTATATGACAAGTATGTCTGTAGTGATCACCTTTTTCTTAGGAACCATACTAGGACTTATTTTATTCCTTACTTCAAAAGGGAACTTATGGGAGAACAAAGCGGTGTATGTAATTACTAGCGGCTTCGTCAATGTCTTTCGTTCCGTTCCGTTTATTATCTTAATTGTTCTACTTATCCCATTCACGAAATTACTACTTGGGACGATTCGTGGGGCAAATGCAGCTCTTCCAGCCCTGATCATCGGAGCAGCTCCCTTTTATGCCAGAATGGTGGAGATTGCTTTACGAGAAATCAACAAAGGAATCATTGAAGCTGCCCGGTCAATGGGGGCGAAAACGTCTACCATCATCTTAAAAGTGTTGCTTCCGGAATCGATGCCTGCACTTGTTTCAGGAATCACAGTAACAGCCATCGCCCTTGTAGGCTATACGGCAATGGCGGGCGTAATCGGTGCGGGTGGTTTAGGGAACTTAGCTTATCTCGATGGCTTCCAACGTAGTCGAGATGACGTTACTTTAATGGCTACCATTATTATTCTAATCATTGTGTTTATCATCCAAGCAATTGGAGACATCCTAACGAAAAAACTAGACAAAAGATAA
- a CDS encoding MetQ/NlpA family ABC transporter substrate-binding protein, with product MKNWIKGLALASVFTLAACGNGDDADNKIVIGASNIPHAEILEKAAPLLEEKGYELEIETYQDYVLPNKDLENGDLDANYFQHIPYLNKQIDESGYDFVNAGGIHIEPIGVYSQKYNSLDELPEGAEILLSSSVPDHGRILSLLEEKGLISLKEGVEKTEATLEDIVENPKNLQFDYEYEAALLPELFKNGEGDAVLINSNYAIDAELNPLKDSIAIENSDSPYTNIITVRSEDKENEGIQALVEVLRSKEIQDYILAEWNGVVVPVSQ from the coding sequence ATGAAAAATTGGATCAAAGGATTAGCCTTAGCAAGTGTATTTACATTAGCAGCATGCGGAAATGGAGATGATGCGGATAATAAAATTGTTATTGGTGCATCAAATATTCCTCATGCAGAAATCTTAGAAAAAGCAGCACCATTATTAGAGGAAAAAGGATATGAGTTGGAAATCGAAACCTATCAAGATTATGTGTTACCGAATAAAGATTTAGAAAATGGTGATTTAGATGCGAATTATTTTCAACATATTCCTTACTTAAATAAACAAATTGATGAAAGTGGTTATGATTTTGTCAACGCTGGTGGAATTCACATTGAGCCGATCGGGGTATATTCTCAAAAATATAATTCATTAGATGAGCTTCCAGAAGGAGCTGAGATTTTGCTTAGTAGTTCGGTTCCGGATCATGGTCGTATTTTATCCTTATTAGAAGAGAAAGGGCTAATTTCTCTTAAAGAAGGGGTAGAAAAAACTGAAGCCACTCTGGAGGATATCGTTGAAAATCCGAAAAATCTACAATTTGATTATGAATATGAAGCAGCTCTTCTTCCTGAATTATTTAAAAATGGAGAAGGGGATGCGGTGTTAATCAATTCGAATTATGCTATAGATGCGGAGCTTAATCCGCTAAAAGATTCCATTGCGATTGAAAACAGTGATTCACCTTACACAAATATTATAACGGTTCGAAGTGAGGATAAGGAGAATGAAGGAATTCAAGCATTGGTTGAGGTTCTTCGTTCAAAAGAAATTCAAGATTATATTTTGGCAGAGTGGAATGGAGTAGTTGTTCCAGTTTCTCAATAA
- a CDS encoding carboxymuconolactone decarboxylase family protein, which produces MFTKKMPDLAHHYNAFTQECFKEGKLCQKEKQLIALGISIYSQDEYCIIYHTKGCLDQGCTEEEILEAVGVTAAFGGGAAMSQAVTLVQECIVELNELK; this is translated from the coding sequence ATGTTTACGAAGAAGATGCCCGATCTTGCCCATCATTATAATGCCTTCACTCAGGAGTGTTTTAAAGAAGGGAAGCTTTGTCAAAAAGAAAAACAACTGATTGCCCTTGGCATTAGTATCTATTCCCAAGATGAGTATTGCATTATTTATCATACGAAGGGCTGTTTAGACCAAGGTTGTACGGAAGAGGAGATTTTAGAAGCAGTCGGGGTAACAGCAGCTTTTGGAGGTGGCGCGGCTATGAGTCAAGCGGTGACACTTGTTCAAGAATGTATTGTTGAACTGAACGAACTAAAATAA
- the sufC gene encoding Fe-S cluster assembly ATPase SufC, translated as MSGSTLIIKDLHVAIDGKEILKGVNLEVNGGEFHAIMGPNGTGKSTLSSAIMGHPKYEVTSGSISFDGEDVLEMEVDERAKAGLFLAMQYPSEISGVTNAEFLRSAVNSRREEGQEISLMKFIRTMDKKMDLLDMDPDMAQRYLNEGFSGGEKKRNEILQLMMIEPKIAILDEIDSGLDIDALKVVSKGINEMRNENFGCLMITHYQRLLNYITPDKVHVMMQGRIVKSGGPELAQRLEAEGYEWIKEELGIEDETVGQEA; from the coding sequence ATGTCAGGTTCAACTTTAATCATTAAAGATTTACATGTAGCGATCGATGGAAAAGAAATTCTTAAGGGTGTTAACCTTGAAGTTAATGGTGGAGAATTCCACGCAATTATGGGGCCAAATGGTACCGGGAAATCTACACTTTCTTCTGCAATTATGGGTCACCCAAAATATGAAGTAACAAGTGGAAGCATCTCTTTTGACGGAGAAGATGTATTAGAAATGGAAGTAGATGAGCGTGCCAAAGCAGGTCTATTTTTAGCGATGCAATATCCAAGTGAGATCAGTGGAGTAACCAATGCTGAGTTCTTACGTTCTGCTGTTAATAGCCGACGTGAAGAAGGGCAAGAAATTTCTCTTATGAAGTTCATCCGTACGATGGATAAAAAAATGGATTTACTTGATATGGATCCGGATATGGCTCAACGTTATTTAAATGAAGGATTTTCTGGTGGAGAGAAAAAACGAAACGAGATTCTGCAATTAATGATGATTGAACCGAAAATCGCTATTTTAGATGAGATTGATTCCGGTCTTGATATTGATGCTTTGAAAGTCGTTTCTAAAGGGATAAATGAGATGCGCAACGAGAACTTTGGTTGCTTAATGATTACGCATTATCAACGTCTTCTGAACTACATTACCCCTGATAAAGTCCACGTTATGATGCAAGGTCGCATTGTAAAGTCGGGTGGACCTGAACTAGCTCAACGTCTAGAAGCTGAAGGATACGAATGGATTAAAGAAGAGCTTGGTATTGAAGACGAAACTGTTGGTCAAGAAGCGTAA
- the sufD gene encoding Fe-S cluster assembly protein SufD, which produces METKLTVDADYVNTFSTQLGEPEWLTSLRKEAYEKAEDLPMPKPDKTKIDKWNFTSFETHDVKSPAFTSIDELPLAVKELLNNKEEAQNIYIQRNNTPSLVSLSPELKEQGVIFTDIFTAVKEHSELVRKYFMSAVKVDEHKLTALHTAFLNGGVFLYIPKNVEIKEPIQSVYVHDDENATLFNHVLVVAEDNSSVTYVENYISTCKTEEGIFNLVTEVVANANAKVLFGAVDTLTEGVTTYVNRRGVAARDARIEWALGSMNDGNTISENVTNLMGDGSFGDTKMVVVGRGSQKQNFTTKVVHFGKNSEGYILKHGVMKDEASSIFNGIGKIEKGASKSNAEQESRVLMLSEKARGDANPILLIDEDDVTAGHAASVGRVDPLQLYYLMSRGISQKEAERLIIHGFLAPVVNVLPIEGVKKQLVEVIEGKVQ; this is translated from the coding sequence GTGGAAACGAAATTAACAGTAGATGCGGATTACGTAAATACCTTCTCAACTCAACTAGGAGAGCCAGAATGGTTAACATCTCTACGTAAGGAAGCATACGAAAAGGCAGAAGATCTTCCGATGCCTAAACCAGATAAAACCAAAATTGATAAATGGAACTTTACTTCATTCGAAACACATGATGTAAAAAGTCCAGCTTTTACTTCAATAGATGAATTACCTTTAGCAGTTAAAGAGCTGTTAAATAACAAAGAAGAAGCACAAAATATTTACATTCAGCGAAATAATACGCCTTCACTTGTATCACTTTCTCCTGAGTTAAAAGAGCAAGGGGTTATTTTTACAGATATCTTTACTGCTGTGAAAGAGCATAGTGAGTTGGTGCGAAAATATTTTATGAGTGCTGTCAAAGTAGATGAGCATAAACTAACGGCTTTACACACAGCTTTTCTAAATGGCGGAGTTTTCTTATATATCCCTAAAAATGTAGAAATAAAAGAACCGATCCAGTCCGTGTATGTGCATGATGATGAAAACGCGACGCTTTTCAATCATGTTTTAGTTGTAGCAGAAGATAATAGTTCAGTGACGTATGTAGAGAATTATATTTCTACATGCAAGACTGAAGAGGGTATCTTTAATCTTGTAACAGAAGTTGTCGCAAATGCGAATGCGAAAGTATTATTTGGTGCGGTTGACACCCTTACTGAAGGTGTAACAACCTATGTGAATCGTCGAGGTGTGGCCGCTCGCGATGCACGAATTGAGTGGGCACTAGGCTCGATGAATGACGGTAATACCATTTCTGAAAACGTAACAAATTTGATGGGTGACGGATCCTTCGGTGACACGAAAATGGTAGTTGTCGGACGTGGATCTCAGAAACAAAACTTCACCACTAAGGTTGTTCACTTCGGAAAGAATTCTGAAGGCTATATATTAAAGCATGGTGTGATGAAAGATGAAGCGAGTTCAATTTTCAATGGGATTGGGAAGATTGAAAAAGGTGCTTCTAAGTCCAATGCGGAACAAGAATCTCGTGTGTTAATGCTCAGTGAAAAAGCACGCGGGGATGCGAATCCGATTCTGCTTATAGATGAAGATGATGTCACAGCCGGTCATGCTGCGTCAGTAGGTCGTGTGGATCCTCTTCAACTGTACTACTTAATGAGTCGCGGGATTTCTCAAAAAGAAGCAGAACGCCTCATTATTCATGGATTCCTTGCACCTGTTGTGAACGTTCTACCAATTGAAGGTGTAAAAAAACAATTGGTCGAGGTCATTGAAGGGAAAGTGCAATAA